The Anabaena sp. WA102 genome contains a region encoding:
- the ctpC gene encoding carboxyl-terminal processing protease CtpC: MVITKSKLVLSATVVTLSTIAVAGLGIHSIGKASFKDSHKDLIDEVWQIIYYRYVDGTFNQVDWQAVRKEYLSKSYTDDKSAYKSVREMLKKLEDPYTRFMNPEEFKNMQVDTSGELTGIGITISQDAKTKQLIVIAPIEDTPAFKAGILAKDVILEIDGKSTKGMDTNDAVALIRGESGSKVKLTILRNGQKKQFNIQRARIEIHPVRFSEKKTPAGNIGYIRLNQFSANASKEMKNAIEKLEAKKVSGYILDLRGNPGGLLYASIEIAQMWINKGTIVSTIDRQGTQDKQVANSTALTDKPLMILVDKGSASASEILSGALQDNKRATLVGNQTFGKGLVQSVQPLKSGAGLAVTIAKYHTPSGKDINKHGIDPDVKVELTDAQRQDLWLGGKDKLATLEDPQFAKAVELLGKQSAENTKTIRKN, from the coding sequence ATGGTAATTACAAAAAGTAAACTGGTTTTGAGTGCTACGGTGGTAACGCTTTCTACAATTGCTGTTGCCGGTTTGGGTATTCACTCAATTGGTAAGGCTTCATTTAAAGATAGTCACAAGGATTTGATAGATGAAGTCTGGCAAATTATTTACTACCGATATGTAGATGGTACTTTTAATCAGGTAGATTGGCAAGCCGTACGTAAGGAATATTTAAGCAAGTCCTATACTGATGATAAATCAGCCTACAAGTCTGTCCGGGAAATGCTGAAAAAGCTAGAAGACCCCTACACCCGGTTCATGAACCCAGAAGAATTCAAAAATATGCAAGTTGATACCTCTGGAGAACTTACAGGTATTGGTATCACCATCAGTCAAGATGCAAAAACAAAACAACTGATTGTTATCGCCCCGATTGAGGATACACCCGCATTTAAAGCCGGGATTTTAGCTAAAGATGTCATTCTTGAGATTGATGGCAAAAGCACCAAAGGCATGGATACCAATGACGCAGTAGCCCTCATTCGGGGAGAATCAGGTAGCAAGGTGAAACTGACAATTTTGCGGAATGGTCAGAAAAAACAATTTAATATTCAACGAGCGCGGATTGAAATTCATCCCGTTCGCTTTTCGGAAAAGAAAACCCCAGCGGGAAATATTGGCTATATTCGCTTGAATCAATTCAGCGCCAATGCCAGCAAGGAAATGAAAAATGCTATTGAAAAGTTAGAGGCTAAAAAGGTTTCTGGTTATATTCTAGATTTACGTGGTAATCCCGGTGGACTCCTATACGCGAGTATAGAAATTGCTCAAATGTGGATAAATAAAGGCACAATTGTTTCTACTATTGACCGGCAAGGTACACAGGATAAACAAGTTGCCAATAGCACGGCTCTGACTGATAAACCTTTGATGATATTAGTAGATAAAGGTTCAGCTAGTGCTAGTGAAATTCTTTCTGGGGCATTGCAAGATAATAAACGGGCAACTTTAGTAGGAAATCAAACTTTTGGTAAGGGTCTAGTCCAGTCCGTACAACCTTTAAAATCTGGCGCTGGTTTGGCTGTAACTATTGCTAAATATCATACTCCCAGTGGGAAAGATATTAATAAACATGGTATTGATCCAGACGTGAAGGTAGAATTGACTGATGCCCAACGTCAAGATTTATGGTTAGGTGGAAAAGATAAATTAGCGACTCTTGAAGATCCCCAATTTGCTAAAGCTGTGGAATTATTGGGTAAACAATCTGCTGAAAATACCAAGACAATTAGGAAAAATTAA
- a CDS encoding succinate--CoA ligase subunit alpha, with translation MNLTPESKVLIQGFCEFISATHIAQMQAYGTNLVAGVKPGYGGQKIYNLPVFDLVEEVVAKFGQIDTTIICVQPYQVLDAALEAIASNIPQIIITTAGVPPLDMVQLLRKTEACETLIIGPNSPGIIVPGKILLGTQPSEFYIPGSVGIVSRSSTLTYEVAWELTKAGLGQSISVSIGSDAIVGSSFLQWLQILDEDDTTEAIVLIGQPGGGSEEAAAQYITETIDKPVIAYIAGRYAPPARNWQQTGTLATVIGRSATFGTVESKLAAFESAKIPVANSPVQIPELLKKIMKS, from the coding sequence ATGAACTTAACACCAGAAAGTAAAGTTTTAATCCAGGGATTTTGTGAATTTATTTCCGCAACCCATATTGCTCAAATGCAAGCTTATGGCACAAATTTAGTAGCTGGTGTCAAGCCTGGTTATGGTGGACAAAAAATATATAATCTACCAGTATTTGATTTAGTAGAGGAGGTTGTTGCCAAATTTGGACAGATTGACACCACAATTATTTGTGTTCAACCTTATCAAGTTTTGGATGCAGCATTAGAAGCGATCGCCTCTAATATCCCCCAAATTATCATTACTACCGCTGGCGTTCCACCACTGGACATGGTACAACTTCTTCGCAAAACAGAAGCTTGTGAGACTTTAATTATTGGACCAAATAGTCCAGGAATCATCGTTCCGGGGAAAATTCTCCTGGGTACTCAACCTAGCGAATTTTATATCCCTGGTTCTGTGGGCATTGTTAGTCGTAGTAGTACCCTGACATACGAGGTCGCGTGGGAATTAACAAAAGCGGGTTTAGGACAATCAATTAGTGTCAGTATTGGTAGTGATGCTATTGTTGGTTCTTCATTCCTCCAATGGTTACAAATCCTTGATGAAGACGACACCACAGAAGCGATTGTTTTAATCGGACAACCTGGTGGGGGAAGCGAAGAAGCAGCAGCACAATATATTACAGAAACAATTGATAAACCTGTAATTGCCTATATTGCTGGTAGATACGCACCACCAGCGCGAAATTGGCAACAAACAGGGACTTTAGCAACTGTAATTGGACGTTCTGCAACTTTTGGGACAGTAGAAAGTAAATTAGCTGCTTTTGAGTCCGCCAAAATTCCTGTTGCTAACAGTCCCGTTCAAATTCCTGAACTACTCAAAAAAATTATGAAATCTTAG
- the sat gene encoding sulfate adenylyltransferase: protein MSYHPDAIAAHGGELINRVASSAQRELFLSKADFLPRVELDERAVSDLEMIAIGGFSPLTGFMNQADYNRVVTEMRLANGIVWSIPITLSVTEEVAAPLQKGGLVRLDNPRGEFIGVLELTEKYTYDKQQEAINVYRTDDLKHPGVQVVYNQGSINLAGDIWLLQRDSHPHFPSYQIDPAASREMFREKGWKTIVGFQTRNPIHRAHEYIQKCALETVDGLFLHPLVGATKEDDIAADVRMRCYEILLEHYYPVDRVILAINPAAMRYAGPREAIFHALVRKNYGCTHFIVGRDHAGVGDYYGTYDAQYIFDEFAPEELGIVPMKFEHAFYCKRTKQMATTKTSPSSPEERVHLSGTKVREMLRRGELPPPEFSRPEVAAELTRAMKISPVLV from the coding sequence TTGAGTTACCATCCAGATGCCATTGCCGCCCACGGTGGAGAGTTAATTAACCGGGTTGCTTCCTCAGCACAAAGAGAACTATTTCTCTCCAAAGCTGACTTTTTACCGCGTGTGGAACTTGATGAGCGAGCAGTTTCCGATTTAGAAATGATTGCCATTGGTGGTTTTAGTCCTTTGACTGGTTTCATGAACCAAGCAGACTATAACCGAGTCGTTACAGAAATGCGGTTAGCTAACGGTATTGTCTGGTCAATTCCTATTACACTGTCTGTAACAGAAGAAGTAGCAGCCCCTCTACAAAAAGGCGGTTTAGTGCGTCTGGATAATCCCAGAGGCGAGTTTATTGGGGTATTAGAACTAACTGAAAAGTATACCTACGACAAACAACAGGAAGCCATCAATGTTTATCGCACTGATGATCTTAAACATCCTGGGGTGCAGGTAGTTTATAACCAAGGTTCTATCAACCTAGCAGGTGATATTTGGTTATTACAACGTGACTCTCATCCCCATTTTCCCAGCTACCAAATTGACCCTGCTGCGTCACGGGAAATGTTTCGAGAAAAAGGCTGGAAAACAATTGTGGGTTTCCAAACTCGCAATCCTATCCACCGCGCCCATGAATATATTCAAAAATGCGCTTTAGAAACTGTAGATGGTCTATTTTTGCATCCACTGGTAGGGGCAACTAAGGAGGATGACATCGCCGCTGATGTGCGGATGCGTTGTTATGAAATTTTACTAGAACACTATTACCCTGTAGATAGAGTAATTTTGGCAATTAACCCAGCAGCGATGCGCTATGCAGGTCCAAGGGAAGCCATTTTCCATGCTTTAGTGCGGAAAAATTACGGCTGTACACATTTTATCGTCGGACGTGATCATGCTGGTGTGGGTGACTACTACGGCACTTATGACGCTCAGTATATATTCGATGAATTCGCCCCTGAAGAGTTGGGAATTGTGCCAATGAAGTTTGAACACGCTTTCTATTGCAAGCGCACCAAACAAATGGCCACAACTAAAACCAGTCCTAGTAGTCCAGAGGAACGAGTTCATCTGTCGGGAACAAAGGTGCGGGAAATGTTACGTCGAGGTGAATTACCACCACCAGAATTTTCTCGTCCAGAAGTAGCGGCTGAGTTAACCCGGGCTATGAAAATTTCTCCTGTATTAGTTTAG